The sequence ACAAAGACTTGACTAACTACGtgtttaacttaaaaaatgtttagtcaaTCTACAATTCGAGTTTATTTTTTTGACTAAAATAAACAGAATCAAGGtagatttacttttatttacaataccGCATGCTTTGCATACAAATTCAGAAATTCACGCAACTCAGTGTCTGCGGGAATTTCGCATGCTACTCGCCAAACAAAAAGCTATGGTGAATACCGCCAATTCAATGGCCGCTACCGCAATACCAGCATATCGAATAATATTCGTGTTTGTGGCCCAAAAATCGACGAATTCATCAACACAACCAGGTCTTGTTTTGTAAACATCTTCCGAACACGACGTGGCATCCAGGGAGCCGCAGCACGATACAGGGACACTTTTGCCGGCATTTGTGTAATCTGTGTAATTGGTTTTGCCACAGCACTTGAACTGTTGAGAAAATAGCGAAACGAAAAATACAAAATCgaatatgaatttaattttatcacAAAGCAAaaaggcaaaagaaaaaaaaaacactacttACGCTAACTTGTAACGCATCCATTGGATAATTATTGGCCGAATCATTTTGATTCCAGGCAGTATTGACCAGATCACCCATAGTTTTCAAGAACTCTGCTCGTTGAACAAATACCCATACAACCAAAGCAACTTGCAGGCAGAACAAAATGAACATAAAGACGGCGTACTGTTTGGAAtgatggaaaaaatataaaaaagaaataattaaatttcagtgttatgcaaaaacaaatttgctttaaattcatACGAAggttatgtaaatacataccgttgtcatgcagcaagaATTCTCACGTATCGCTCCGCAGCAGCCAAAGAAGGATATCACAAATATTATGCATCCGAGTATTATTATTAAGATTGGTAACGTATCCAAATTGATAGCTTCTTCGAATGAAGAAAAATCGCCGATATTGCCCATCATGAGCGAGCCCAGGATAATGATGAGTATACCGCATACCTGTTAgagaaattaaatatgaaataaaatgaagtacatttttatataaaaaaaaaatgattaaaaaagaaataaatagtcAACACTTTGCAATATTAGTGTGagcaaactttgaaatttaaacttcTGCGCAAAATATCCGAGTTAAGCCCCAATTACGCCTAATTGTCAATTGGGTACATAAATGTACACCCTccctatatttatatacaagcaCCTATGAAAATAAGCATTCAAAGTGCATATACTCATACgagtatacttatgtatattgggttggggaataagttcatagcatttttatattttcttctattttacagcgatttttttgctgtttggcaaagggtaagtatttttgagctatttaaatttttattagctttgagactttgagaaatgaaatacccctgaggcaaaaatcaacattttcgacacctactcttctttgcttttcatggaggccaaaaagctgccgaagcagcccgggacatttgcgacgtgtatggagaaggtgtcgtAGGCGACTCTACAGTACGGaattggtttgcaaagttcaaaagtgGCGAtcttgacgtcgatgacacgtcccgcaacCTTCTGAcctctcaaatcacttttgaaggacaAAGGTGGCCAAACCAGTcttgaattggcggaaaaaatgaacagccatcataaaacgattctcaatcaccttcattcaatggaatttaccgaaaaattgggagcctgggtacCTCACgagacctgatcgacatagtcaaaccatactccttcacaacAACGTcaagccccatgttgcacaagtcgtcaaagccgcactccaagagctcgaatgtgaCGTCCTTCAGCAtacgccgtattctccggaccttgcacggACCGAACCGGGCTGTAAGACTTTTTAGTCTTTtatataaattgaattaaaaaggtAACTCGAACTTGAAAGCCActgaaatttacattttactaCTTTCGATTCAGTAccttcttacattttttataatgtaaAAAAGCAATCCGAAGTCGGACTATTTTCTATCATACAGGGCTTCCCACTAGCATGAGATATCCAACATTTCACATTGTTGCAATTTACATTTGTGCGACTAGTCAAGGTCATGTGTGTCCTATTATTATTACCATATAATATTATACTGCCATAGGTAGTATATTTGaatctatttaaaatttttgcttgtttcaaatttttttatttgcttgctaGTTTGCACGAGCACTCTAGAAAAGAGATAGTATTTTCTATTCTACAgtgacaaatttttttcaacaacgAAACAAAACTACCCATATCTAATCTTACTGAGTAGTATTTACTTTGGTGTTCGCAATCATAAAAAGATATGTCCATATGTACACACAGGTAGGCAGATAGTTAGATAAAACATCAACTACATTACTCGAAGGCgtaaaagaatttttctctatgcattttatgttattttacaaaaaaatgtacctTTATACGCGCACATCCGACATTCGCATTTCGATACTAAATTCATTTAAGACACCATTTAGCTCCGTTTCGTGgtatttggaaacaaaaaaatcgaaaattacgAAAGagatcatttatattttttcctagATATTATAATAAAGTCATTCAcatcatatgtatatacctgtatgcaatactaaaatatttgaaGGGTCAGGTTTCACTGCATTCAATAACCTAAAATATCAACCCAGAAGTTGCCCTTATttgcaagtttttattttaggtATTTCTGCTCAACTCTTACAGACACAGCCTCactgtttataataaaataaataaataaatctgtgaTGATCTTCACATTGTTCAAACTAGTACTCCGATCGTAAGCTCTTTGACCTCTAGAAGCTGGCTTAATTTTTTCAAGATaaaaagaaagaactaaaagcTACGCAACTGCGGTCTAGGTGCAATCTATCCAGCCGATTCATTAGGGTggcccaaaaaaaatatttttttcgcaggccaatactttttttttttttcatatttaccagtgctctgaaagctttaaaaattactatttaaTGGCTATGAGAAAAATCCACTTTTGGAATCTGGAGTTGGAGCGggcgttttctctaaatcagccaatatttcagttttctttAGACTGCCGAAAAATAGtcgtgtttttcaagcagagttCTTCACGatgctgcaggcatgcaaaatacgtagggatcgctgttggaagggcgacatacctacatatcttttccgatagtcaagcggcGATTAAGGCCTTGTGTCGCCATGTTGCAGCACTCTTCTGCCcaactcctgtaagaaggagaTCAAACGTCTTGAACAAGTAGGACAAATatctcttatctgggttccaagacataagaacatagagggaaaagaAATTGTCATTGAGCTTATCAAATAGGAGTCAATAGAATCGGTTTCAGTTGACCCCATCTCAGTCTCCTtggccgttgttaaagggaaagtggacaatttcttttttaaaaaagcgcaagacagatggagttcTGTCTTATCGTGTGCTATATCAAAAACACTTTATGCTCCTTACTACATAGGCAGAACACTCAAAGTTCTAAGgatcgccattcaatttccaaactcatagcgcTGTTCACCGGCCACTGGGTGATTGAAACTGATGCGGAGGAGCTTAACCTCCTAAAtggaaactaattttttaggGAACTTCTGCTCAGCAGTAC is a genomic window of Anastrepha ludens isolate Willacy chromosome 6, idAnaLude1.1, whole genome shotgun sequence containing:
- the LOC128868812 gene encoding CD63 antigen, with product MNCLESIVKYLIYIANIVFLVCGILIIILGSLMMGNIGDFSSFEEAINLDTLPILIIILGCIIFVISFFGCCGAIRENSCCMTTYAVFMFILFCLQVALVVWVFVQRAEFLKTMGDLVNTAWNQNDSANNYPMDALQVSFKCCGKTNYTDYTNAGKSVPVSCCGSLDATSCSEDVYKTRPGCVDEFVDFWATNTNIIRYAGIAVAAIELAVFTIAFCLASSMRNSRRH